CGATTACCGAGGCCAGCGTGTCTTGATGCTGAACGAGCAGACCGCCTACCAGCGGGTCAGCGGCGATTTCGACCTCGACCACCCGGCGCAGAGCCTCGAGCGCCTGGCTGCCGATCAGCAACTGCGCCTGCACAACCTGCTCGGCCACTGGCTGGTCGTGCGCTGAAGCGCCCTGCCCGGCTAAGTTTTTGAAAGGTTGGAAATTTTTTTTGAAAACGTTGTTGACAGGATCGCGATTCGAGCTAATAATGCGCGCCAAGTTGGCTACATAGCTCAGTTGGTTAGAGCATAGCATTCATAATGCTGGGGTCCGGGGTTCAAGTCCCTGTGTAGCCACCACCTTCTAAAAGGGCTTATCGAAAGATAAGCCCTTTTTCTTTGCCTGCGAAAAAATCTACTTCACACCCGCCACCACCACGGCCAGCCCCAGACCGATCAACGCCACGCCGATGACCCGATCGACCACCACCTGTCGCTCGATCATCGCCCGACGCAACAGGTGATTGGAGAAAAACACCGCCACCAGGCTGAACCACACCCAGTGGGCGAACGACATGAACGCGCCATAGGCGAAGTCCAGTGCCAGTGGGCTGCCGGGCTGCACCACCTGGGTGTAGGCACTGACCACGAAGAGCATGGTCTTGGGGTTCAGCGCATTGGTCAGAAAGCCCGTGCGTAATGCACTGGCCACACTGGCCTCGCTGTGCGCCAGGCCTTCGAGGCTTATGCGCGTGGTGTTGGTCAGCGACTTGTAGCCCAGGTACACCAGGTAGCCCGCCCCCACCACCTTCATGGCCACAAACAGGGTTGGGCTCTGGCTGATGATCACGGCGATGCCGAACACGGTGTACAGCACATGCACCTGCACGCCCAGGGCAATGCCTACCGCCGCGGCGAGGCCGGCCTTGCGGCCCTGTGCATAACTGCTGCGGGTGACCATGGCGAAGTCGGCGCCGGGGCTGATGACGGCCAGGAGGGTGAAGAGGGCGACGGCGATGAGTTCGTTCACGAACAGGTATCCTCGATGAAAATTCACGGAAGATGGGATTATCCTGTTGCTTTGAACGAGTAAAAATCGATTTATAGTGAGGCTAATCTGCTAGTTTTCCTGACATATCCTCATCACATCCAACGGTGCCCGCGATAGCGCCGGAACAGCCCAGCACATGAAACTGCCTCCCCTCACCGCCTTTCGCTACTTCGACATCGCTGCCCGAACTGAAAGCTTCGTACGCGCCGCCGAGCACCTGCATGTGACCCACGGCGCCGTCAGCCGCCAGGTGCGCCTGCTCGAGGAAAACCTCGGCGTGGAGCTGTTCGAACGGCGCAACCGGGCGATCTTCCTCACCCGCGCCGGGCGCGACCTGCAGGCCACCACCCAGGCGATCTTCGAGCAGTTGGAAGGCGCCGTGCAGCGCCTGCACCAGCAAGCCCACGACAACGTACTGGTGGTGTCCTGCGAGCCGACCATCGCCATGCGCTGGCTGATCCCTCGCCTGCCGCGCTTCCATACCCGGCACCCGGACCTGCAACTGCATTTGGTGGCCGCCGGCGGCCCGGTGGACTTCGCCCGCAGCGGCATCGACCTGGCCCTGCGCCGCGATGACTTCCACTGGGACCGCCAACTGCACAGCCTGAAGATCTGCGATGAATGGATCGGCCCGGTCGCCACGCCGGATCCCAAGGGCCAACGCCTGCTGCACAGCGCCACCCGCCCCGATGCCTGGGCCACTTGGCTGCGCCTGAGCGGCCAGGATATCCGGCACCCGGCGCGCAGCGACTTCGAGCACTTCTACCTGTCGATCCAGGCCGCCAGCGCGGGCATGGGGCTGGCCATCGCCTCGGCGCTGATGGTCCGCGACGAACTGGACAATGGCCAGCTACAGGCGCCGTACGGCTTCCTGCGCGATGGCTCCGGCTACCACCTGCTCAGCCCGCAACCACTGGATGACGGCAGCAAGCGCCAGCGCTTCGCGCAGTGGGTCGGCGACGAGTGCCGGGCCTGCCTGGCTCACCTGGGCTTGCTGCAGAACGACGAGCCGGCCCCACCGTCACCGCCCCAGGTGCGATAGCCGGCCGTGTCGATATGGATGCGCCCCGATGGGTAACGGCCAAGGCCCATGTTCCAGGCCTGGCCGTGCTGCTGCCAGAAGCGGCACAGCGGGCTCGGGTCGACCCCGCGCGGTAGCAGCAGGTCGACGGCGAAGGCGCGCATGTGCGCACTGCTCGGCGCGCCGCCGGCACAGGCATTGAGCCGGGGATCGCGGTAGGCCGACACCACTTCGAACTGACGCAGGATGCCCTGGCGGTCCAGGGTCTGGATCAAGGCCAGCGTCGAGCGCACCGCCGGCCAGTGGCTCGCCGGTGGCACCGCGAAGGGCGAGGCCTTGCACAGGCGCCAGTCCGAGGCCGAGCGCAGCAACTGATGGATCGGCACCACGCCATATAGCCGGGCCTCCACCAGCATTTCACGAAACTTGCGGTTCTCGTGATCCCCGGCCCATTGGGCGAACATCCACACATCGCGCTCATCGGCCTGGACCGCACCCAGCCCGATCAGCGCGCTAGCCAATAGCCATGTCCTGGCGCTTTTCATTGCCCCACCTCTTCATCCACCATGGGCGCGCCCGCCATCCCGGCGGCCACTGACAAGGAGTTAAGCATGCACAAGATTGCTATATCGGGCCTGGCCGCCCTCACCTTCAGCGGCCTGGCCATGGCCGACGCGCAGATCGACCTGGGCGATGCCCAACGGGTCACCCGTTTGTTCGCCTACCCCAACAACTGCAACGTGATCTGCTACCGCGACTGGACACTCGAACAGACGGTCGAGCACTACCTCACCCAGAGCGTGCAACGCGATGGCTACGCCAACGCCAAGGTCACGGTAAACCGCGACAACGACAAGCTGCACGCCAGCATCACCGGCGTGCCGGCCACCTACACCGCCCCCTTGCGCAAGCTGCTCGACAGCGGCGAGCTGGCCTACCAGGGCGCCACCCGCCTCAACCAGAAAGGCGGCTGGGACTACAGCTGGTACCTGTTCCTGCCCCTGGGCATGGCCCTGGAAAACCGCCGCAGCGTCGAGTTGCTGCACTTCCCGCCGGACTACTCGCTGACCCGCTACCAGGACTACCTGAAGTCCAACACCACCGACCGCTGGGCGCAGCTGCTGACCTTCAACGGCGTCGAGGCCACCCAGACCCCGGCCTACCAGACCATCGTCGACATCGCCCCGATCGCCGCGCCGGCCAGCGCGGGCAAGGATCTGGAAGGGGTCTACAGCTACTTCAACGACTACCAGGTGCGGATGGTCAAGGAAGTGGCCCTCACCCACGACGGCAAGGCCGCCTTGCCGATGGTCGCCTTCGGCGCGCCGGTGCGTGCGTGGATCCAGCAGCAGTACGGGCCAAAGGTCAACGTGCTGGGGCTGGTCAGCATCGCGCCGGAGCCGGACAGCGCCAAGGTACCGGTGCTCGGCGCCAACCATCCGAGCGCGATCTGGTACGCAGCCGATCCGAAAAGCTACGACGGCGATCAGGACAAGGCCGACGCCGCCGGCTTGAAGATGATGGGCCAGGACCTCTCCGCCGCCTGCTGGCAGGCCGGCATGGGGCGCAACCCGCAGGCCGACGCCCAGCTCACCCTGCAGGCCTGCACCAGCAAGTGGCAGGTGACCCAGAAGAAGCAGACCTGCGAGCTGTTCTACCGCACCATCCGCGACATGACGCCGGAACAGGCGGCGGCCAAGTGCAATACCGGGACGGTGACGCGCAGCCTGCGAGATCTGCGCAAGCCGATCGAAGTGGCCCCCCCGCAGATCTGAGCCGACTGCTCACGCGATCCCTGCAGGAGCGGCCCTTTCACGGCACGAGGCCGCTCCCACAAGGGATAGTTCCCTGCGCGACAGCGCATCCTGAAGGGCTGGTTTATCCCCTACAGGGCATAGCGCTCAGTCTTCGAGCAACGTACAGGCCATCACCAGCGCGTCTTCCCGCCCACCCGCCACCGGGTAGTAGTCACGGCGCCGGCCAATCTCGTTGAACCCATAGCGCTCATACAGGCGATAGGCCGACTGGTTGCTGGCGCGCACTTCGAGGAAACACTCGCGGCCATTGAGCTGGTAGGCCCGCGCCATCAGGTGCTCGAGCAGGCGCAAGCCCAGCCCGCAGCCCTGGTTTTCCGGCTTGACGGTGATGTTGAGCAGGTGCGCCTCATCGATGATCACGTTGATCACGCCATGGCCGACCTGCTGCTGGCCAACGAACATCAGCCACACTTCGTAGGACTTCAGCGCATCCTGGAAGATGCCGCGGGTCCAGGGGTGGCTGAAGGCGGCATATTCGATCTTAAGCAGGGCATCCAGATCCGCCTCGGTTGCCGGGCGGAAACTGATCGAGTCACTCATTCAACGCTCTTCCAGCGCGCCATCAGCTGGCGCATGGCTTTCCAGACGTCCGCCTTGCGTTGCGGTTCGTCCATCAACAGTTCAAGGCCGGGCAAGGCCCAGGCGCTGCCGAGCAGGTCGACCTCGAGTTCTTGGTAGTAGGCTTGGGCATCGGCCTGGCCGGCGAAGCGGATGGCCGGCAGACCGAGCAGCCACAGGCAGGTGCACGGTGCCTCTTCCAGGCGCGCGGCGATGAAACCCTGGACGAAGTCGCGAGCGGCGTCCGGGCCCTGGTCCATGTTGCCGCGCATCAGCAACGGCCAGCGCACCGGCTCGCCGATGATCTGGGGCGCATCCGGCAGGCCGGCGGCGCGCAGCATGTCCTTGAGCAGCAGGTACGACGGATCGCGGCTCTGGAACGGCTGGCCGGTGGCCAGCTCCACCAGCAGCAGGCAACTGCCGGCGCGCAGCAATTGCAGGGCAAAGCGTGGTGGCGGTACCGGCGCCGGGCGTGGCGCGGGGGCCTCCTGCTCGGCCTCGACCGGCTTGGCGGCCGGTTTCGGCACGCTGCCCGGGCGCGGGATTTCGATCTTCGGCCGCTCGGCGCGCGCCTGGAGAGCCGCCGGGGTGGCGCTCGGCGCAGGCGTGGGGGCGGCTGGACGCACCTCGAAGTCGACGTCCTCAACCGGCGCCACCGGCAACAGCAGCTCCGGCCGCGACGGGGCGGCGAACGGCAGTTCGGCGCGCGGCAGCCAGTGCACCACTTGCATGGCGGACAGGTAGGCGCGGCGGCGGGACTCGATCAGCAAGGCGCGGGTATCCGGTGGACGAAATCAGGCGGGCATTCTAACGCCGTTGCCCAGGATGCGCCGCAACAGATTGTCAGCCAGCGCGGGCCAAGCCCGCTCCGACGGGGTGAATCCCCCTTTGAGCATCAGGGTTATCCCCATAACAGACCAAGGGGTGAAATCCTCCCCCTTGGATGCAGTACAATCGCCCCTTTTATTTGGCAACGAGTCGACCCGCCAATGATCGAACCCAAGCGCGTCCTGCGCGCCCTAGCCGAACACTGGGCCCTGATCGAGCCGCTGTGCGAGCGCTTCGACCAGGGCACCCTGAGCCTGGTCGAGCTGCGCCAGCAGTTGGCCCGCCAGCAGGTGGAAAGCACCCCGCAGGACATCACCCAGCTGCTCGACGTGTGGATCCGCCTGGACATCCTGGTCCCGGTGGCCAAGAGCCCGAACCGATTCGAGCTCAACGCGCAGATCCACGACTTCCTCGCCTACCTGCGCCGCGAACACCGGCTGGGCCTGTGCCTGGAGATCGAGGCCTACCTGCGCCACCTGGAACGCCTGGCCGGGCATATCCAGGACGCCTTCGACAACCGCGACAGCGACGACCTGGCGCGCCAGTTGCGCCTGCTCGACATGCGCGTGCGCGACGTGCTGAAGAAGCTCGACAACGACGAGCAGGCGCTGGTGGCCGTGGCCGAGCGGGCCAAGACCAGCAACCGGCAGATCCCCCTGCGCCAGCGCTACGCCGAAGTACTGGCGACCTGGGACGAGTACGTCGAGCCGATGATCCAGCTGGTCAATGCCGACGGCGCCTTCGAGCAGGGCGTGCGCAAGGTCGAGACCGTGCTGCTGCGCCTTTTGGGCGAGCAGGCGCGCCTCGGCCACCTGGTCGACGACGACATGCTGCTGCGCACCCATGCGCGCATTCTCGAAATGCAGACCAGCGCCCAGCTGACCCTGCGTCACGCCCGCGAACTGCTGCTGCCGCTGCGTGAAGAAGCGCGCCGGCACAATGCCGTGACCCGTGGCGCTGCCCTGGCCTTGTCGGTGATCCGCAAGAAGGGTATCGACGCCGTGCCGCAGGCCGCCATGCCGCTGTTCACCCGTCCGCAGAGCACCTTCCTCGGCAGCGCCAGCCAGGTCGAGGCGTACGTCTACGCCCTGGCCCGCTTCGAGCCCAAGCCTGCGCGCTTCCCCAAGGCGCACAAGACGCAAAAGGGCCCGCTGCCCCGTGCCCCGCGCACGGTCAAAGAGATGCTCGAACGCTGCGAGGACGCCCTGCCGCTGCCGGACCTGATGGTCTGGCTGCTGGAGCAGGAGCCCGAGGGCGCCACCGACGAGTTGCTGTACTGGTTCTCGCGCCTGTCGCGCGAGAAGCGCTTCAGCCGCGAGCGCCTCGATCGCCAGCAATACCTTACCCGCGAACACCTGGTCAGCCTGCGCTCCTTCGCCCTGACCTCCAACCGCGACAACAAGCCGGCGACCCCGACCGAATCCACCGCGAGCCCCGTCCATGCATCTTGATCTTTCCGAACTGTCCCAGCTCGCGCCGATCTTCCGCGAGCTGTTCAAGGGCTTCCACATCAGCCGCCGCGATCCGGAGCTGTACGCCCAGCTGTCGAACTTCCAGGACCAGTACCGCACCCTGTTCAAGGCCCTGGGCTTCGAGCTGGTCTGCGACACCCGCGGCTTCTACTACTTCGTCCCCGAGCAGGCCGCCGCGCAGGTCAACAAGACCGCCCAGCGCCTGTCGCTGTTCACCTTCATCCTGGTCGAGCACCTGGCCGACCAGGGCCGCGACCCGATGGCCGTGCTCGACGGTGGCAGCATCGGCCGCGACGAACTGCCGTCGCTGCTCGACAAATACCGCGACCTGTTCCTGCAGGCCGAAGTGCAGACCGTCGACGAGCTCGAAGAAAAGATCATGCGCCGCATGACCCAATTGGGCTTCGCCTTCGAAGAGGGCGGCATCTACCGCTTCATGCCGCCGATGCACC
This window of the Pseudomonas mosselii genome carries:
- the mksB gene encoding Mks condensin complex protein MksB, translated to MIEPKRVLRALAEHWALIEPLCERFDQGTLSLVELRQQLARQQVESTPQDITQLLDVWIRLDILVPVAKSPNRFELNAQIHDFLAYLRREHRLGLCLEIEAYLRHLERLAGHIQDAFDNRDSDDLARQLRLLDMRVRDVLKKLDNDEQALVAVAERAKTSNRQIPLRQRYAEVLATWDEYVEPMIQLVNADGAFEQGVRKVETVLLRLLGEQARLGHLVDDDMLLRTHARILEMQTSAQLTLRHARELLLPLREEARRHNAVTRGAALALSVIRKKGIDAVPQAAMPLFTRPQSTFLGSASQVEAYVYALARFEPKPARFPKAHKTQKGPLPRAPRTVKEMLERCEDALPLPDLMVWLLEQEPEGATDELLYWFSRLSREKRFSRERLDRQQYLTREHLVSLRSFALTSNRDNKPATPTESTASPVHAS
- the rimI gene encoding ribosomal protein S18-alanine N-acetyltransferase; this encodes MSDSISFRPATEADLDALLKIEYAAFSHPWTRGIFQDALKSYEVWLMFVGQQQVGHGVINVIIDEAHLLNITVKPENQGCGLGLRLLEHLMARAYQLNGRECFLEVRASNQSAYRLYERYGFNEIGRRRDYYPVAGGREDALVMACTLLED
- a CDS encoding LysE family translocator; its protein translation is MNELIAVALFTLLAVISPGADFAMVTRSSYAQGRKAGLAAAVGIALGVQVHVLYTVFGIAVIISQSPTLFVAMKVVGAGYLVYLGYKSLTNTTRISLEGLAHSEASVASALRTGFLTNALNPKTMLFVVSAYTQVVQPGSPLALDFAYGAFMSFAHWVWFSLVAVFFSNHLLRRAMIERQVVVDRVIGVALIGLGLAVVVAGVK
- a CDS encoding LysR substrate-binding domain-containing protein; the protein is MKLPPLTAFRYFDIAARTESFVRAAEHLHVTHGAVSRQVRLLEENLGVELFERRNRAIFLTRAGRDLQATTQAIFEQLEGAVQRLHQQAHDNVLVVSCEPTIAMRWLIPRLPRFHTRHPDLQLHLVAAGGPVDFARSGIDLALRRDDFHWDRQLHSLKICDEWIGPVATPDPKGQRLLHSATRPDAWATWLRLSGQDIRHPARSDFEHFYLSIQAASAGMGLAIASALMVRDELDNGQLQAPYGFLRDGSGYHLLSPQPLDDGSKRQRFAQWVGDECRACLAHLGLLQNDEPAPPSPPQVR
- the mksE gene encoding Mks condensin complex protein MksE, whose amino-acid sequence is MHLDLSELSQLAPIFRELFKGFHISRRDPELYAQLSNFQDQYRTLFKALGFELVCDTRGFYYFVPEQAAAQVNKTAQRLSLFTFILVEHLADQGRDPMAVLDGGSIGRDELPSLLDKYRDLFLQAEVQTVDELEEKIMRRMTQLGFAFEEGGIYRFMPPMHRFLDVCLSVQQDRDLAATLHSDLPLPVPVLVVEETPEELNRTDDPLDLTPFDGEESEEDALARAIREEQQEIDA
- a CDS encoding YcbK family protein, with product MKSARTWLLASALIGLGAVQADERDVWMFAQWAGDHENRKFREMLVEARLYGVVPIHQLLRSASDWRLCKASPFAVPPASHWPAVRSTLALIQTLDRQGILRQFEVVSAYRDPRLNACAGGAPSSAHMRAFAVDLLLPRGVDPSPLCRFWQQHGQAWNMGLGRYPSGRIHIDTAGYRTWGGDGGAGSSFCSKPR